In one Poecilia reticulata strain Guanapo linkage group LG8, Guppy_female_1.0+MT, whole genome shotgun sequence genomic region, the following are encoded:
- the LOC103469424 gene encoding neurogenic differentiation factor 2 codes for MLTRLFSDPSLLPDVQKYSAWAEDSDGEDHKIKDEDQDAQDDMEASDLRGDSRTQSEHAGDDDEDDEVEEDEDGEDTEGDRPKKRGPKKRKMTQARIERSKMRRVKANARERTRMHDLNSALDNLRKVVPCYSKTQKLSKIETLRLAKNYIWALSEILRSGKRPDLVAYVQTLCKGLSQPTTNLVAGCLQLNSRNFLTEQQCQDGGRYGSGSFSMHSYPYQCARLSSPHCQPGSNSHPLRTHGYCSTYDSLYGGSGSPEYNSPEYEGPLSPPLCINGNFSLKHQGSASPENEKGYHYSMHYSGLPGSRPAGAHNLVFGSSGARSGIHSENVLPYHDMHLHHERAPVYDELNAFFHN; via the coding sequence ATGTTGACGAGGCTTTTCAGTGATCCTTCGTTGCTTCCCGACGTGCAAAAATACTCCGCCTGGGCGGAAGACAGCGATGGAGAGGACCACAAAATCAAAGACGAGGACCAGGACGCGCAGGACGACATGGAGGCCTCTGACCTGAGGGGAGACAGTCGGACGCAATCGGAGCACGCCGGGGACGACGACGAGGACGACGAAGTGGAAGAAGACGAGGACGGTGAGGATACCGAGGGTGACAGGCCCAAGAAAAGGGGCCCCAAAAAGCGCAAAATGACCCAGGCTCGGATCGAGCGCTCCAAGATGCGGAGGGTAAAGGCCAACGCCAGAGAGCGGACCCGGATGCACGATCTGAACTCTGCGCTTGACAATCTGCGTAAAGTTGTGCCCTGCTACTCCAAAACGCAAAAATTGTCCAAAATCGAGACGCTGCGATTGGCAAAAAACTATATCTGGGCCTTGTCGGAGATACTGCGCTCTGGAAAGAGGCCTGATCTTGTTGCCTACGTCCAGACGCTGTGCAAGGGTCTCTCCCAGCCCACTACCAACCTGGTGGCGGGATGCCTGCAGCTGAACTCCCGCAACTTCCTCACTGAGCAGCAGTGTCAGGACGGGGGCAGGTATGGCTCCGGCTCCTTCTCCATGCACTCCTACCCGTACCAGTGCGCGCGTCTGTCCAGCCCCCACTGCCAGCCGGGCTCGAACTCGCACCCGCTGAGGACGCACGGTTATTGCTCGACGTACGACTCTCTGTACGGTGGGAGCGGGTCACCGGAGTACAACAGCCCCGAGTACGAGGGCCCTCTCAGCCCGCCCCTGTGCATCAACGGCAACTTTTCCCTCAAGCACCAAGGCTCTGCGTCCCCGGAGAACGAGAAGGGGTACCACTACTCTATGCATTACTCTGGCCTGCCTGGCTCCAGACCGGCAGGGGCCCACAATCTGGTGTTTGGCTCCTCGGGGGCCCGGAGCGGCATTCACTCTGAAAACGTCCTGCCTTACCACGACATGCACTTACACCACGAGCGGGCCCCAGTCTATGATGAACTGAACGCGTTTTTTCACAATTGA